Proteins from a single region of Mucilaginibacter daejeonensis:
- a CDS encoding anthranilate synthase component I family protein translates to METFKLTTNYHKLLADTTTPVSIYLRLRDIFPNSLLLESSDYHSRDNSMSYICCEPIAGMVLNKGELTKSYPDGTQEVLTTGSFDLVSQIDAFLKRFKADELGLKIIWNGLFGYFTHEAVEHYETIELKKSDDTTRQIPEMQYHVYKYIIAVDHFKNELYIFQNQYGEEKDEKGLEKMQYLLKNKDFPEYYFESKGEERSNLTNEDFMAIVEKMKQHIYRGDVFQIVPSRAFSQAFSGDEFNVYRALRSINPSPYLFYFDHGDFRILGSSPEAQITIKNRVASIYPIAGTFKRTGDDEKDAEAARALQNDPKESAEHVMLVDLARNDLSRHCEQVEVKAFKQVQYYSHLIHLVSHVSGKLRPDVSSFKIVADTFPAGTLSGAPKFRAMEIIDENENIKRSFYSGAIGYLGFNGDFNHAIMIRSLLSKNNVLHYQAGAGIVADSVPESELNEVNNKVAALRKAIEMAATI, encoded by the coding sequence ATGGAAACGTTCAAACTTACCACCAATTACCATAAACTACTGGCTGATACCACCACGCCGGTAAGCATCTATTTGCGCCTGCGCGATATATTTCCCAACTCGTTGCTGCTCGAAAGTTCCGACTATCACAGCCGTGATAACAGCATGAGCTACATTTGCTGCGAGCCTATAGCCGGTATGGTACTTAACAAAGGCGAGCTCACCAAAAGCTACCCCGATGGTACCCAGGAAGTGCTGACCACCGGCAGCTTTGACCTGGTGAGCCAGATCGATGCCTTTTTGAAACGCTTTAAAGCCGACGAGTTAGGGCTAAAGATCATTTGGAACGGGTTGTTCGGGTACTTTACCCACGAGGCCGTTGAGCATTATGAGACCATTGAGCTGAAGAAAAGCGACGATACCACACGCCAGATCCCCGAGATGCAGTATCACGTGTACAAGTACATCATTGCCGTGGATCACTTTAAGAACGAGCTGTATATTTTCCAGAACCAGTACGGCGAGGAAAAGGACGAGAAAGGACTGGAAAAGATGCAGTACCTGCTCAAGAACAAGGATTTCCCTGAGTATTATTTCGAGAGCAAGGGCGAAGAGCGCTCGAACCTGACCAATGAGGACTTCATGGCCATTGTGGAGAAGATGAAGCAGCACATTTATCGTGGCGATGTGTTCCAGATCGTGCCATCGAGGGCATTCTCACAGGCTTTTTCGGGCGATGAATTCAACGTTTACCGTGCCTTGCGTTCCATCAACCCGTCGCCATACCTGTTCTACTTTGATCATGGTGATTTCAGGATCCTGGGTTCATCGCCCGAGGCGCAGATCACGATCAAGAACCGTGTCGCCAGCATTTATCCCATCGCCGGTACCTTTAAACGTACAGGAGACGATGAAAAGGATGCAGAAGCGGCACGCGCCTTGCAGAACGATCCTAAAGAATCGGCCGAGCATGTGATGCTGGTGGATCTGGCCCGTAACGATCTGAGCCGCCATTGCGAGCAGGTCGAGGTAAAGGCCTTTAAGCAGGTACAATATTACTCGCACCTGATCCACCTGGTGTCGCACGTGAGCGGCAAACTGAGGCCCGATGTATCATCGTTCAAGATCGTGGCCGATACGTTCCCAGCCGGGACATTGAGCGGCGCGCCAAAGTTCAGGGCCATGGAGATCATTGATGAGAACGAGAACATTAAACGCAGCTTTTACAGCGGCGCCATCGGTTACCTCGGTTTCAACGGCGATTTTAACCACGCCATCATGATCCGCTCCTTATTGAGCAAGAACAATGTGCTGCATTACCAGGCCGGGGCCGGCATAGTGGCCGACTCGGTGCCCGAGAGCGAACTGAACGAAGTGAACAACAAAGTGGCCGCTTTACGCAAAGCCATTGAAATGGCCGCCACCATATAA
- a CDS encoding anthranilate synthase component II, translated as MNTTDNNLQGFNGRVLIIDNYDSFTYNLVHLVNELGLTCEVWRNDQFELEDVDRFDKIILSPGPGIPSEAGLLLDVIRTYAPTKSIFGVCLGQQAIAEAFGGSLHNLSRPMHGISTPVKVTDAAEQLFIGLPKQINVGRYHSWVVSQHDLPAELTVTAIDEKDNSIMALRHRTLDVRGVQFHPESVLTEYGKEMLRNWLAPQHAEEGVAATESVMA; from the coding sequence ATGAACACTACAGATAATAACTTGCAGGGCTTTAACGGCCGGGTGCTGATCATCGATAACTATGACTCGTTCACTTATAACCTGGTGCACTTGGTGAATGAGCTGGGCCTTACCTGCGAGGTATGGCGTAATGATCAGTTCGAACTGGAGGATGTTGACCGTTTCGATAAGATCATCCTTTCGCCGGGGCCGGGCATCCCATCAGAGGCTGGTCTACTGCTTGATGTGATACGCACCTACGCACCCACCAAGAGTATATTTGGTGTGTGTTTGGGCCAGCAGGCCATTGCTGAGGCCTTTGGTGGCTCACTGCATAACCTGAGCCGGCCCATGCACGGCATATCCACACCGGTCAAGGTGACCGACGCCGCCGAGCAACTCTTTATAGGCTTGCCCAAGCAGATCAACGTAGGGCGTTATCACTCCTGGGTGGTGTCGCAGCATGACCTGCCGGCCGAACTGACCGTTACGGCTATCGATGAAAAAGACAACTCGATCATGGCGCTCCGTCACCGCACGCTTGATGTAAGGGGCGTACAATTTCACCCCGAATCGGTACTGACCGAGTATGGCAAGGAGATGCTGCGTAACTGGTTAGCCCCTCAGCATGCTGAAGAGGGTGTTGCTGCTACCGAATCGGTAATGGCCTGA
- a CDS encoding cytochrome B: MSLYEIFRYLHSGFRFIVMLLLIVAALRALIGWLGNQTYSQGTRKLNLFAMISAHTQLLIGLVLYFVSPFVQFGSNTMKEATTRYWTVEHLVMMLFAIVLITIGHSRSKKATMPSAKHRAIAIFYLLAVIVIIGAIVASKREFFGITGA, from the coding sequence ATGTCATTGTACGAGATCTTCAGGTACCTGCACTCAGGTTTTCGTTTTATAGTTATGCTGCTGCTCATCGTGGCCGCACTACGTGCGCTGATCGGCTGGTTGGGCAACCAAACCTACAGCCAGGGCACCCGCAAACTAAATCTGTTCGCCATGATATCGGCCCATACGCAGTTGCTGATCGGTTTGGTGCTGTACTTTGTGAGCCCGTTCGTACAGTTCGGCAGCAACACCATGAAAGAGGCCACCACCCGTTACTGGACGGTAGAACACCTGGTGATGATGCTGTTCGCTATCGTGTTGATCACCATCGGTCACAGCCGTTCTAAAAAAGCCACCATGCCATCGGCCAAGCACCGTGCTATAGCCATATTTTACTTATTGGCCGTGATCGTGATCATAGGTGCTATAGTAGCCAGCAAAAGAGAGTTCTTTGGTATCACCGGAGCGTAA
- the trpC gene encoding indole-3-glycerol phosphate synthase TrpC: MTILDKIVAKKIKEVEAAKLITPLNHLEERDMFTRETLSFRDFLLDPSRTGIIAEFKRKSPSKGIINDQVSVKDVTTAYNEAGASALSVLTDRHFFMGAKKDLLEARKFNKIPILRKDFMIDEYQIIEAKTLGADVILLIAAILTPDQIKRFASLAKSIGLSVLLEVHDREELDRSLDDNVDAVGVNNRNLADFTVSVDTSFELAPHIPDRFLKISESAISNVQVIGQLKEAGFNGFLIGENFMRQPDPGTAMLAFASALR; encoded by the coding sequence ATGACCATCTTAGATAAAATAGTCGCTAAAAAGATCAAAGAGGTAGAGGCAGCCAAGCTGATCACGCCGCTCAATCACCTCGAAGAACGGGACATGTTCACACGAGAGACCTTGTCGTTCCGTGATTTTTTGCTTGACCCATCGCGTACGGGTATCATTGCCGAGTTCAAGCGCAAGTCGCCTTCAAAAGGCATCATCAATGATCAGGTGAGTGTTAAGGATGTGACCACTGCGTACAATGAAGCGGGAGCTTCGGCCTTATCGGTACTCACCGACCGCCACTTTTTTATGGGTGCCAAAAAGGACCTGCTGGAAGCACGCAAATTCAACAAGATCCCGATCCTGCGTAAGGATTTCATGATCGATGAGTACCAGATCATTGAGGCCAAGACCTTAGGTGCCGACGTGATCCTGCTGATCGCTGCTATATTAACGCCAGATCAGATCAAACGATTCGCATCACTGGCCAAAAGCATAGGTTTAAGCGTATTGCTTGAGGTACATGACCGTGAAGAATTGGACCGCAGCCTGGATGACAACGTAGACGCCGTAGGGGTTAACAACCGCAACCTGGCCGACTTTACCGTATCGGTAGATACCTCGTTCGAACTCGCGCCGCACATACCCGATCGTTTCCTGAAGATATCAGAAAGCGCGATCAGCAATGTGCAGGTGATCGGTCAACTGAAAGAGGCCGGCTTCAACGGCTTTTTGATCGGCGAGAACTTTATGCGTCAGCCTGATCCGGGTACGGCCATGCTGGCCTTCGCTTCGGCGTTGCGCTGA
- a CDS encoding amidohydrolase family protein — protein sequence MKKLLLVCFAFLAVETSYAQETYPVNGSWDVRSGQYAFTNATIVVSAAQTINNGTLVIKDGVIQSVGAAGTVPKGYVTVDLKGKFIYPGLIDAFTSYGTPEAPRSAGGFGGFGRTAVPVSTKNGPYGWNDAIRPDVNAKNLFHVNAARAEELKRNGFGAVNSLIQDGIARGTSAVLTLADKRDNEVMIKDEATANYSFSKGTAATNYPSSLMGSIALLRQTYYDAQWYKGQNKEYNISLAEFNRTQTLPQVFEVGDVQSILRADKIAKEFGKQYIYKTDGQEYQRIDAIKALNATFIIPVNFPAAYDVEDALDARNVTYSQLKNWELAPTNPAALEKAGVRFAITSNGLSNARDLWANLRTAITNGLSEKQALMSLTEIPASILGVSDKVGTLAKGKLANFIITSSNLFKADNIIYENWVQGQKYVVSKMDVTDLRGTYTLSGSGLAGTSLVIGGTPGAYTANINRTGADSTRAQGTIVRTGDLVSIYFDLKNKPAGSIRLNGYITGTSPLALRGTGVLPDGGSVAWTATYSGAAPAGGFGGRGGRGGDQAAAKPSTVGPVVYPFVAFGNTAIPKTETTLFKNATVWTNEKEGILQNADVLIENGKIKAVGKGLAAGSAKVIDATGKHISAGIVDEHSHIAATNGINEGTQSVTSEVRIADVIDGSDIEIYRQLAGGVTTSHILHGSANAIGGQTQLIKLRWGAMPEQMKFEGSDGFIKFALGENVKQSNRPQSFGDAYVRFPQTRMGVEQVYVDAFTRAKEYKAARAVKGSTTRRDLELDALVEILDGKRFITCHSYVQSEINMLMHVADSMGFKINTFTHILEGYKVADKMKSRKINGSTFSDWWAYKYEVAEAIPYNGKLMHEVGVVTGFNSDDAEMARRLNQEAAKSVTYGNMSQEDALKLVTLNPAKMLHIDGKVGSLKPGKDADLVVWSANPLSIYAVAEKTYVDGVPYWDYSKDAEKQKDMKADAGRIIQKMIEAKGRGNAVQRPAFQRPRLYECESIEDAAYVVADEYNGMRTLDKEVNNK from the coding sequence ATGAAGAAACTTTTACTCGTTTGTTTTGCCTTTTTAGCCGTCGAGACCAGTTATGCGCAGGAAACTTACCCTGTAAATGGCTCGTGGGACGTGCGATCCGGGCAGTATGCCTTCACTAACGCCACAATTGTGGTCAGTGCAGCGCAAACCATTAACAATGGCACCCTTGTTATTAAAGATGGTGTGATCCAATCGGTAGGTGCAGCAGGTACTGTACCCAAAGGCTACGTGACCGTGGACCTGAAAGGCAAATTCATTTACCCTGGCCTGATCGATGCCTTTACCAGCTATGGTACTCCTGAGGCTCCGCGTAGTGCAGGTGGATTTGGTGGATTTGGCCGCACCGCCGTACCGGTATCTACCAAGAACGGTCCTTACGGCTGGAACGACGCGATCCGCCCGGATGTGAACGCCAAGAACTTGTTCCATGTGAACGCAGCCCGTGCCGAAGAGTTAAAGCGTAATGGTTTCGGCGCTGTGAATTCCCTGATCCAGGATGGTATCGCCCGCGGTACATCGGCCGTGTTGACCCTGGCCGACAAGCGCGACAACGAAGTGATGATCAAGGATGAGGCTACTGCTAACTACTCGTTCAGCAAAGGTACTGCCGCAACCAACTATCCATCATCATTGATGGGCAGCATCGCTTTGCTGCGCCAAACCTACTATGATGCACAATGGTATAAAGGACAAAACAAGGAATACAACATCTCCCTGGCTGAGTTCAACCGCACGCAAACCTTGCCGCAAGTATTTGAGGTAGGCGATGTACAAAGCATCCTGCGTGCCGATAAAATAGCCAAAGAGTTCGGTAAACAATACATTTATAAGACCGACGGACAGGAGTATCAGCGTATAGATGCAATTAAAGCATTGAATGCCACTTTCATCATCCCGGTGAATTTCCCGGCCGCTTATGATGTAGAGGATGCACTGGATGCCCGCAACGTGACTTACTCGCAACTCAAGAACTGGGAACTGGCTCCTACCAACCCGGCCGCTTTAGAAAAGGCCGGTGTTCGTTTTGCCATCACCAGCAACGGCCTGAGCAACGCCCGCGATCTTTGGGCTAACCTGCGCACGGCCATCACCAATGGCCTGAGCGAGAAACAGGCGTTGATGTCGCTTACCGAGATACCGGCATCTATATTAGGTGTGAGTGATAAGGTAGGTACATTGGCTAAGGGCAAACTGGCCAACTTCATCATCACCTCCTCTAACCTATTTAAGGCCGACAATATCATTTATGAGAACTGGGTACAGGGCCAAAAATATGTGGTGAGCAAAATGGACGTGACTGACCTGCGCGGTACGTACACCCTGAGCGGTAGCGGACTGGCCGGCACTTCATTGGTGATCGGTGGTACGCCTGGCGCTTACACAGCCAACATTAACCGTACCGGTGCCGATAGTACCCGTGCGCAAGGCACTATTGTGCGCACCGGCGATCTGGTGAGCATTTACTTCGATCTGAAGAACAAACCAGCCGGCAGCATACGCTTGAACGGTTACATCACCGGCACATCGCCCTTGGCCCTCCGTGGTACCGGCGTACTGCCTGATGGCGGCTCGGTAGCCTGGACGGCCACTTACAGTGGTGCTGCACCAGCAGGTGGCTTTGGCGGCCGTGGTGGCCGTGGCGGCGACCAGGCTGCTGCCAAACCATCTACCGTAGGTCCGGTAGTTTATCCGTTCGTGGCATTCGGTAATACGGCTATCCCTAAAACAGAGACCACTTTATTTAAGAACGCTACTGTTTGGACCAACGAGAAAGAAGGCATCTTACAGAATGCTGATGTACTGATCGAGAATGGCAAGATCAAAGCGGTGGGTAAAGGCTTAGCCGCCGGCAGCGCCAAAGTGATCGATGCCACTGGCAAGCACATATCGGCAGGTATAGTTGATGAGCACTCGCACATCGCAGCCACCAATGGCATCAATGAAGGCACGCAATCAGTTACCTCCGAAGTGCGTATAGCCGACGTGATCGATGGCAGCGACATCGAGATCTACCGTCAATTGGCCGGTGGCGTTACTACTTCGCACATTTTACACGGCTCGGCCAACGCCATTGGCGGACAGACCCAGCTGATCAAACTGCGCTGGGGTGCTATGCCTGAGCAAATGAAGTTTGAAGGCAGTGATGGCTTCATCAAATTCGCACTGGGCGAGAACGTGAAACAAAGTAACCGTCCGCAAAGCTTTGGGGATGCCTATGTACGTTTCCCGCAGACCCGTATGGGCGTTGAACAGGTGTATGTAGATGCCTTTACCCGTGCTAAAGAATACAAAGCGGCCCGCGCCGTAAAAGGCAGCACCACCCGCCGCGACCTGGAGCTGGACGCTTTGGTAGAGATACTGGATGGCAAGCGCTTTATCACCTGTCACTCGTACGTACAGTCAGAGATCAACATGCTGATGCACGTAGCCGATTCGATGGGCTTCAAGATCAACACCTTTACCCATATTTTGGAAGGCTACAAAGTGGCCGATAAGATGAAGAGCCGCAAGATCAACGGCTCTACCTTTAGCGATTGGTGGGCCTACAAGTACGAGGTGGCCGAGGCCATCCCTTACAACGGCAAACTAATGCACGAGGTAGGTGTGGTCACCGGCTTTAACTCTGATGATGCCGAGATGGCCCGCCGCCTGAACCAGGAAGCTGCCAAGTCAGTGACCTACGGCAACATGAGCCAGGAGGATGCCCTTAAACTGGTGACCCTTAACCCGGCCAAAATGCTGCACATCGATGGTAAAGTAGGCAGCTTGAAGCCAGGCAAGGATGCTGACCTGGTGGTATGGTCGGCCAACCCGCTATCGATCTATGCCGTAGCCGAAAAGACCTATGTTGATGGTGTACCTTACTGGGACTACAGCAAAGATGCCGAGAAGCAAAAGGACATGAAAGCTGATGCCGGCCGTATCATCCAAAAAATGATCGAGGCCAAAGGCCGTGGCAACGCGGTGCAGCGCCCGGCCTTCCAACGCCCACGTTTGTACGAGTGCGAAAGCATTGAAGATGCCGCTTACGTGGTAGCCGATGAGTACAACGGCATGAGAACCCTGGACAAAGAAGTGAACAACAAATAA
- a CDS encoding amidohydrolase family protein, whose product MKKKFLLSFGGSMLAAVLAFGQANIMPAKPQSGAIVITGATIHVGNGKVINNGYIAFDKGKITAVGEGAAPATAGPTVVNANGKQVYPGFICPITSLGLVEFESIRATDDETETGEMNPHVRTLIAYNTDSKVIPTVRSNGVLLCQPTPQGGTIQGQSSVMMMDGWNWEDAAYKTDIGVHLTWPVVRTGRGRRGGFGTPAAGDVSPAERAQKAIDEITNFFKEAKGYAEAKPAVTNTRFAAMAGLFNGTKKLFVNADGAKEIIQAVNFGKQMGVQLVIVGGKESYLVTDVLRDNNVPVIIKETQTLPGKEEEDVYLPYKLPHLLQDAGVLYGLTGIGFWRQRNLPFEAGQAVGYGLTKEQAVSMITLNNAKILGIDKTTGTLETGKDANLFISAGDALDMLTLKVENAYIKGKTIDLDNLHKQLYKRYSEKYGFTAEK is encoded by the coding sequence ATGAAAAAGAAGTTTTTATTAAGTTTTGGAGGATCGATGCTTGCTGCGGTCCTCGCATTTGGGCAGGCCAACATTATGCCGGCCAAGCCTCAAAGTGGCGCTATAGTGATCACCGGTGCCACCATACACGTGGGTAACGGCAAGGTGATCAACAATGGCTATATCGCTTTTGATAAAGGAAAGATCACTGCCGTAGGTGAAGGGGCCGCCCCTGCCACTGCTGGTCCCACCGTAGTGAACGCCAACGGCAAACAGGTATATCCGGGTTTTATTTGCCCGATCACCTCTTTAGGTCTAGTGGAATTTGAATCGATACGCGCTACCGATGACGAGACCGAGACCGGTGAGATGAACCCGCATGTGCGCACACTGATCGCCTATAACACCGACTCAAAGGTCATCCCTACCGTGCGCTCCAACGGGGTGCTGCTTTGCCAGCCAACGCCACAGGGCGGTACCATTCAGGGCCAATCGTCAGTAATGATGATGGACGGCTGGAACTGGGAAGATGCCGCTTACAAGACCGACATTGGCGTACACCTGACCTGGCCGGTGGTACGCACAGGCCGTGGCCGTCGCGGTGGCTTTGGCACCCCGGCCGCTGGCGATGTATCGCCTGCCGAACGCGCTCAAAAAGCGATCGACGAGATCACCAACTTTTTTAAAGAGGCTAAAGGCTACGCCGAGGCTAAACCTGCTGTTACCAACACCCGCTTTGCCGCTATGGCAGGCCTGTTCAACGGTACCAAAAAACTGTTCGTGAACGCGGATGGCGCTAAAGAGATCATCCAGGCGGTGAACTTTGGAAAGCAAATGGGCGTGCAACTGGTGATCGTGGGTGGCAAGGAATCATACCTGGTGACCGACGTATTGAGAGACAATAACGTGCCAGTGATCATTAAAGAAACGCAGACCCTTCCGGGTAAAGAGGAAGAGGACGTTTACCTGCCTTACAAACTGCCACACCTGTTGCAGGATGCAGGCGTATTGTACGGTCTTACCGGTATCGGTTTCTGGCGTCAGCGGAACCTGCCATTCGAGGCAGGCCAGGCGGTTGGCTATGGCCTCACCAAGGAACAAGCCGTAAGCATGATCACCCTGAACAACGCCAAGATCCTGGGTATCGACAAAACTACCGGCACTTTAGAGACCGGCAAAGATGCCAACCTGTTCATCTCGGCAGGCGACGCGCTGGATATGCTCACCCTAAAGGTAGAGAACGCCTACATTAAAGGCAAGACCATCGACCTAGACAACCTGCACAAGCAACTATACAAACGCTACAGCGAAAAGTACGGCTTCACTGCCGAAAAGTAA
- the galE gene encoding UDP-glucose 4-epimerase GalE, producing MKKILVTGGLGFIGSHTVVELVQAGYEPVIIDDLSNSHISILDQLTKILGFKPVFHQLDLCDEGAVKNLATSIPDVEGIIHFAAFKAVGESVQFPLKYYRNNFYSLINLLNAYYGKPLNFVFSSSCTVYGQPEQLPVTENAPVQPAQSPYGNTKQIAEEILQDMMASGSNYKVVSLRYFNPVGAHESALIGEQPIGVPQNLVPFITQTAIGKREKLTVHGDDYNTTDGSCVRDYIHVVDLAKAHVAALKLMEEDSFTGYDVFNIGTGKGTSVLEIINSFERATGVKLAYSIGPRRPGDVEQVWGDVTKSSEVLKWKAELDVDTMMASAWEWEKALAQKNEK from the coding sequence ATGAAAAAAATATTGGTGACCGGCGGCTTAGGCTTCATTGGGTCGCACACCGTTGTAGAATTGGTACAGGCCGGTTACGAACCGGTGATCATCGATGACCTATCTAACTCGCACATCTCTATTCTGGATCAGTTGACCAAGATATTAGGTTTCAAACCGGTATTTCATCAATTGGATCTTTGTGATGAAGGCGCTGTAAAGAACCTGGCCACCTCTATTCCTGACGTTGAAGGTATCATCCACTTCGCTGCTTTCAAAGCCGTAGGTGAGTCGGTACAGTTTCCGCTTAAATACTACCGCAACAACTTCTATTCGCTTATCAACCTGCTTAATGCCTACTACGGTAAGCCGCTGAACTTCGTGTTCTCCTCAAGCTGTACCGTATATGGTCAGCCAGAGCAGTTGCCTGTTACCGAGAACGCTCCGGTACAACCGGCTCAATCACCATACGGTAACACCAAACAGATCGCCGAAGAGATCCTTCAGGATATGATGGCCTCGGGCAGCAATTATAAAGTGGTATCGTTACGTTACTTTAACCCGGTAGGTGCACATGAGTCGGCCCTGATCGGTGAGCAGCCTATCGGTGTTCCGCAGAACCTGGTGCCTTTCATCACCCAAACCGCTATCGGCAAACGTGAGAAACTGACCGTACACGGCGATGATTACAATACTACTGATGGTAGCTGCGTGCGCGACTACATCCACGTGGTGGATCTGGCCAAAGCACACGTTGCGGCATTGAAACTCATGGAAGAAGATAGCTTCACCGGGTACGATGTGTTCAACATCGGTACTGGTAAAGGTACGTCGGTATTGGAGATCATCAATTCTTTCGAACGCGCTACAGGCGTTAAACTGGCCTACAGCATTGGCCCACGCCGCCCGGGCGACGTAGAGCAGGTTTGGGGCGACGTGACCAAATCATCAGAAGTACTGAAATGGAAAGCCGAACTGGATGTAGATACCATGATGGCATCTGCCTGGGAGTGGGAAAAAGCTTTAGCTCAAAAGAACGAAAAATAA
- the rfbB gene encoding dTDP-glucose 4,6-dehydratase produces MKKIIITGGAGFIGSHVVRRFVKSHPEYDIINLDKLTYAGNLANLKDIENEPNYRFIKGDIVDANFIDSLFGQEQPDAVIHLAAESHVDRSISNPLEFVMTNVVGTVNLLNAARYHWKGRYDQTRFYHVSTDEVYGTLGEDGMFTEETAYDPHSPYSASKASSDHMVRAYQDTYGMDAVISNCSNNYGSYHFPEKLIPLSIHNIKQNKPIPIYGKGENVRDWLWVEDHARAIDVIFHNAKSGETYNIGGHNEWKNIDLIKLLCQIMDRKLGRDLGTSEQLITYVTDRAGHDLRYAIDATKLKNELGWTPSITFEEGLEKTVDWYLANDEWLNDVTSGHYQQYYEEQYTDR; encoded by the coding sequence ATGAAAAAGATCATTATCACCGGCGGAGCCGGCTTTATAGGCTCACACGTGGTGCGCAGGTTCGTTAAGTCGCACCCGGAGTATGATATCATCAACCTTGACAAGCTTACCTACGCAGGCAACCTGGCCAACCTGAAAGATATCGAGAACGAGCCGAACTACCGGTTCATTAAAGGTGATATCGTTGATGCGAATTTCATCGACTCTTTGTTCGGTCAGGAGCAACCTGATGCGGTGATCCACCTGGCTGCCGAATCGCATGTTGACCGCTCGATATCGAACCCGTTAGAGTTCGTGATGACCAACGTGGTAGGTACCGTTAACTTGCTTAATGCTGCCCGTTACCATTGGAAAGGTCGTTATGACCAAACCCGTTTTTACCACGTATCTACCGACGAGGTTTATGGTACATTAGGTGAGGATGGTATGTTCACCGAGGAGACCGCTTACGATCCGCATTCACCATATTCGGCATCAAAGGCAAGCTCTGATCACATGGTACGTGCTTACCAGGATACTTATGGTATGGATGCCGTGATCTCGAACTGCTCTAATAACTATGGTTCTTATCACTTCCCTGAAAAGCTGATACCGCTTTCGATACACAACATCAAGCAGAACAAGCCGATCCCGATCTACGGTAAAGGTGAGAACGTGCGCGATTGGCTTTGGGTAGAGGACCATGCCCGTGCGATCGATGTGATCTTCCATAACGCCAAGTCGGGCGAGACCTACAATATTGGCGGCCACAACGAATGGAAGAACATTGACCTGATCAAGCTTTTATGCCAGATCATGGACCGCAAACTGGGCCGCGACCTGGGCACATCTGAGCAACTGATCACCTACGTGACCGATCGTGCCGGTCATGACCTGCGTTACGCCATCGATGCCACCAAACTGAAAAATGAACTGGGCTGGACCCCGAGCATTACTTTTGAAGAAGGTTTGGAAAAGACCGTTGATTGGTATCTGGCCAATGACGAATGGCTGAACGACGTGACCTCAGGCCACTATCAGCAATACTACGAAGAGCAATACACCGACCGCTAA